The following nucleotide sequence is from Solanum dulcamara chromosome 7, daSolDulc1.2, whole genome shotgun sequence.
AAACCCTTTACCCTTCCGACGACATTTCTTCCGGCGAACCCCTCAAACCCCACAATCAAGATTCCTCTGTTAAAGCTTCAGATGCAATTCCGTTACCATTTTATCTTACAAATGGTTTGTTCTTCATCATGTTTTTCTCCGTTATGTATTTTCTTCTACGCAGATGGCGTGAGAAAACCCGTAATGGAATTCCACTCCACGTGCTTAACTTTTCGGAATTAGTTGCTATGGTTTCTTTGATCGCTTCGTTTATTTATCTGTTGGGGTTCTTTGGTATTGGGTTTGTTCATTCTTTCGTTTCTAAGGGAAATAATGATTCTTGGGAAGTTGAAGATGAAAATTCAGAACAATTTATGGGCAACACTATAACCCCACCACCTGTTCGACGAAATGTTCCAATGAAATCTTTACCGGTTGCTGAAAAAACTGTTCAGACAATCACACCATCGTCGTCAGAGGATGACGAGGTGATGATAAAATCGGTGGTGGAAGGGAGAATACCGTCGTATTCATTGGAATCTAAGTTGGGTGACTGTAAAAGAGCTGCTTTTATTCGTAAAGAGGCGTTACAAAGGACCACAGGGAAGTCATTAGAAGGGTTACCATTAGAGGGATTTGATTATGAATCAATTCTTGGACAGTGTTGTGAGATGCCAATTGGGTATATTCAAATACCAGTGGGAATAGCTGGACCATTGTTGCTTAATGGGAAAGAGTTTTCTGTGCCAATGTCAACCACAGAAGGATGTTTAGTAGCTAGTACTAACAGGGGTTGTAAAGCCATTTATGTTTCCGGTGGTGCTACGAGTGTTTTATTCAGAGATGGGATGACTAGAGCTCCTGTAGTCAGGTTTGGCAGTGCCAAGAGAGCTGCAGAGTTGAAGTTCTTCATCGAGGATCCAATGAATTTTGAGACGCTATCCGTTGTTTTCAATAAGTGagtgttcttcttcaagttttgtttttttaatatgCTTATACTCATTTTACTGCATTCATCTTTCACTATGAGGTTAATAGAATCATAGTAATCCCTTAAATTTGATTTATATACTACGCTAGTTATTGAAAATGTATTAAACTATAGTTAAAAAGTAGTAATTATGTTAGAATTATCATCATATCAAAGTCCAGGAGTTGAATAGATTTATAAATGTGAATTCTTGAAAATGGTATAAATTAAAATgtatatactccctccgtttcagtTTGTTTGTGTTGTTTTCCTTTTTACTGCATTTAAAAAAGAACATTTCTTTCCCTATTCTTTTggcaactctttaattctaaGGCATTTTGGTACATTCAACATATCTTTAGTTCATGAAATTCAAAagttatcttttttttcttaaactctgTGTTAGTCAAAACTAGACAAACAAATCAAAACGAGGGAGTAGTATTTTGCTTTGTAGTCATGGGCGGAGTTACCCTTGCCCGAGGTTGTGTGTTCTACTCCTGCTAGcagcatttatttttttactatataTTTTGACACCCCTTGACGAATTTTCTGGCTTCGCCACTGTTTGTAGTTGATGAAAGTCACCATGAAATTTTTCAAACAGTATGGTAGATGAGAACGTCTGgatctttccttctttcttctattgttgACTCATATTTCAGACATCTTTTCTTAATGCGTTTTCCTTTTGACAATCCCTTgatgttgatgtgttcagtgAATCAATCCATTTctgtttcttcttttaacaatGTCTTTTTCCCTCTCTAGAACTTCCATCGCTGTCTTTATGATTTTATTAGATTTGTCTGTTTCCTCAATATCtgttattttcattaatttccttggataaatctttatttttttagtaatcAGCATGTCATCCAATATTATGTTTACTAGCTGTATAACTTTTGTCTTTTCTTTGGACGTTACAGATCAAGCAGATTTGCCAGATTACAGAATATTCAATGTGCAATAGCTGGAAAGAATCTATACATGAGGTTTAGCTGTAGCACTGGTGATGCAATGGGAATGAACATGGTTTCCAAAGGTGTACAAAATGTTCTTGATTACCTTCAGAATGAGTACCCCGACATGGACATCATTGGCATATCTGGTACTCCACCtaaatttttcttaaaaaaaaacttttctttttttgatacaCCACGTACTCAACTACCTGCTCGAGAATACTGCTATGAAATATATTAACTTCATAAATGGGACCTAATTTGAGCAGTGTGATTTCCATCTCGAATTATATCTGGAGACACTTATTAATTGGAATTGTCTGAACTATGACAGGGAACTATTGTTCGGACAAGAAACCAGCAGCAGTTAATTGGATTGAGGGAAGAGGAAAGTCGGTAGTTTGTGAGGCAATCATTAAGGAAGAGGTGGTGAAGAAAGTTCTGAAAACTGAGGTTGCTGCTCTAGTTGAGCTGAACATGCTTAAAAACCTTACTGGCTCCGCCATGGCTGGTGCACTAGGTGGCTTCAACGCCCATGCCAGCAATATTGTCTCAGCTGTATATTTAGCCACTGGCCAGGACCCGGCTCAAAATATTGAGAGCTCTCACTGCATCACTATGATGGAGGCTGTAAATGATGGCAAGGACCTCCATATTTCTGTCACCATGCCTTCAATTGAGGTATGCATTTAACGTTAACACTTTATTCTTGATCATTCTTATATTCTTGGTACACCATCTTTCCAGCCCCACGCTTTTACATGTGAGGATTTTAACGATATCATTTAATGCGTTTTAAAACGACTATGCCTCAAATCCTAAGTAAGTTACGGTTGTCTATATGAGTCCTTGTTGACTCACTAGTAGTCTTAGTATTTCTCGTATAGTTTCTTGTCTTTGTATTATCATAGTATTTTGTCGTAGTTACTGTTCCTTTTATTCATAATGCTTTGTCATGCTTTCCATAGGATTTTGTCATGATTTCTTTACCTTTGTTATTTCATTTTTGATATGCTTTTATCGAAAACCACCTCTTTTACCTCTGAGGTTGGGGTAACGTTTGTGTACACTTTACCTACATTGGATAtgtcattgttgttgttactacTAAAGTGTTTTTGGGGAGGCGTGAGTTTCTTCGTTGTACTTATTAATGTGATTTTTCAGGTGGGTACAGTAGGAGGAGGAACTCAACTGGCATCTCAATCAGCTTGCTTGAACTTATTAGGAGTGAAAGGTGCCAACAGAGAGGCTCCAGGGTCAAATGCAAGGCTCTTAGCCACAATAGTAGCCGGTTCGGTTCTTGCCGGTGAGCTATCTCTCATGTCAGCTATCTCAGCTGGGCAACTTGTTAAGAGCCACATGAAATACAATAGATCATGCAAAGATGTCACAAAGGAATCCTCCTAATATGCAAGAAAGAAGACAGCTAATTTTCCCCAACTTAATGTATGAAATTGTACAGATTATATTAATACCAAGAAGCAACTTTCtttgaaataaaaggaatatATTACCAAATTTAggaataatattttcatattattagaGACAAGGTGATCTGTATGCTGTGTTGTATATCCATGCGAAGGTGGTAGATAAGTTATtaatatacaattttttttatttaaagatATGTGAAGAGATAGCACATTACAATTATTTGTGCTCTCATTTTTggtatttctgttattatttattacttactgtactttgattactctattttatctgcgacactttcgttatttattttcctatatcgctttgaatttcttaaccttatctgacccttttttatgctttttttgagccgagggtctctcggaaacaaccGTCTTACCttggtaaggtctgcatacactctaccctccccaaaccctacattgtgggattttactgggttgttgttgttgttgtaaagaTATGTGGGGAGAAGGTAGTTGGTATTAAGCGTGGCAGCGATACCGAAATCGAGACAACCGGACCGGTATCTATTGAAACCGGCCATGAAAATGGTGGTTCCGTCCAGAACCGGACCGGTACTAACCGGTAATTCCTATAATGGCCATCCCGGTATGGTACATATCGGGACGGACCGGATCAGTATTTCGGAATTTAacgttttttttaattagttaaattaacttaattaatgattaaaaaaattctaaaatacattattaatttaatatttctttcaaaatacatttttaaaaggttaaatttcaaattttaaactttaaaaatttaaaattttcaaagtttaaatttcgaagtttaaacttttaaagtttaaaatttgaaatttaaattttgaaaattttaaaagtttaaaattcaaatttcgtacttttaaagtttaaatttcaaatttgaaaatagaAGTTCAAACTTTTaaagtttgaaatatttgaaaattaaaatacatgaaaaatatttgaattaaattgaagacaataattaaaaaaaattaaagcgtataacctattattttatttataaaaaagtaaTTAGTACAATTTATATTACAATTTACAAATATTAGAAGAGTACCTAATCAACGTAGCCACCTTCTAGGAAGGGTTCTGTTTTAATTAGGCCTTGAATTATCTAATATTTATACTCTCCAAAATAGTCTCGACTTAACTCTTCTAACATTTCTCTAGTTACTTGTTCCGGAAGTGGTTGTATAGCTTGTTCCTCCAATGTATCAATTTCGTCTTCACTTGAATCTGCCAAAATATTGCCAACGTCATATTCAAATTGGGCAGGTAGTGCCGGACGCCCAAAATTTCTACGCTTCGTATTAATCCAATCCCTAAATAATACGGATATCTCTAAGTTGTCAGATGCTTACGAATACCTGTGCTCTCCTATTTGAAATCTGGCTGCACTAAAAGCTCCCTCCGAAGCTACTGAAGATGTTTGAATAGCAAACAAATCTCGAACAACCCGTTGAAGCTTTGAAAATACCTTGTCGCGGTTCCTCCACCAATTCAAAAGAAGTTTGAATCCGCATatcatcaatattatcttcagaataTTTACACTTAGATGTTTGGGATTCTTCTTCGCatacaactttatttaaaatagtAGAATTATACAAGTCATATAATTTTCTAGCTTCAGTTTTAATACTATATTTAACCGTGAATAAACTTCATCATCTTTAATacctaaatttaaataatttttttcaaccaTTAGTGATGCACCAACTTCTTTGTATGTTAGATTTAATAAACAAGcagttaaataaatttgaggaataagatttttaattttttttccaatcatCTTAGCAATagaatctttaaattttttttatttcaataatcataaaatttagTCGAAATTACACAAAAAATTGGTAAAACGGAACAAATAGTAGGGTAATAAAGTccaaaaatttattttgtagctaagaaaaaaacttttaaaaactcCACAAGTTCTTTTACGTCATCCAGTTTGCTTCTAAAAGTCTATAATTCATATCTGCGTTATGAACATTCGAAACAATTTGCAAAGGTTTTCTATATTCATAAGctatcttaaatattttatataaagaatTTCACCTAGTAGCaataatttttggaatttttctatATGGGAGATTAAATTCATGGCACCTATTTTCAAATTCTTTACGTCTAAATTTTActtgacatttaaaaaaaatgacatgcCGCTTCACATTTAAtgcaaccattattatacattgcTATACCATCTctaacaattaaattatatatatgtgcaaCACATCTAATATGAAAACCATCATCATAAATAGCGCTAAGTACACCTTTCAAAATATCACTAGCAAATGTATTATTAGAAGCATTGTCTAAAGTGAcactcattattttattagttattccaaaaaaaattgtaattccTAAAATAGTTTGAGCAATATAAGCACTGGTTTTTGAAACTTTACAACTTTTGTAACCCAAAATAcgtttttataaatttaaatttccaTCAATCCAATGACCGATAATTGTAAAATAATCATTACCATTTACACTACGGCCCATATCAGAAGTTATAACTATTCTACAagtattataattaaataaacaacGAAGATAATGAAAATGTTGGCCTTGATAATCAAAAATGGCCTTTTCAAtagtttttcttgaaaaaccATTAAACGATGGATTATACACTAAtctaatataatgaataaaatcagGATTTTCACCAAAACTAAAAAGCAATCCAGTAACAACAATCATTTTAACCAATTCTTCTAGATCTCTTTCTCAACTATATGATCGATGTGTACTAAAGCCAGAAACATTAAAAGAGTTTACTGTCGATTGTACCATGTTAGAGCCTCCTACTCCTACAGATGCATCAGGAAGGGGCGTACCATTTTTTATTGCATTCGCTATCGCGTTAGCTTTCAAAAATTCTCTTTTACAACAACCCATCAAATGATTTCGTAAATGCCCTGTACCACCAACCTTTCTCGCAGTTTTATGGTTCATGACATGTTTACATTTATTAcaaatttttttagttttatcttCACTTTGAGCCATAAATTTTCAAACAacagatatttttattttacgttCAGGAGGCTTAGCTCTACTAGTAGCCGTAGGTGGCTCAATTTTATCATCATCAAAAGTATCATTATctacattatcatcatcatcatcatctagtgATTCATCAAAATAATCATATCTTCTATCTAAATATTCATGGTCTGATTGAGTATTACTATCAATATCAAAACAAGTATCATTTACATGTGTATAATCATCCGTATTAATACGTAATGGTGGTTGTCTTGTTTTAGATTTAGAAGAACTACCACATCTTCGCCTACATGCCCCCCGAAATCAAATTGGTTTTTTTCTTGAGGAAGGTCCATTCATGGATTGAAGAAACTACTTATGGGAAGCGGGTGGAGGCAGAGGCAGCGCCTCAGAAAAAAGTAATTTGCATTTCTTCATTATTATTTCTTGcttgagataaaaaaaaagcCGAACTCTCTTTGTTTTAGGATCAGAAAGGTCGGGGGGTTGAAGTTTATATCTAGTCGAAAAAGTGATAAGAAGATCGGTTTAGCTATAGCCCAGTCAATTGTTGGAGGCAAAAATTTCCGATTAAAACATTAGCAACACtacccaaaattatttttttaccttttcttgaaatatttttgtcttcgaaatccatattaaaattttacaaatatgcaaattaaataaaatacaaaaattaaacacaaacaaataaataagcAAATTAGTGAAGACTATTTAAGTgaactattaaaattttacaactatgcaaattaaatatattacataaattaaacacaaacaaataaataagcAAATTAATAAAGACTAAATAGATGAAAATTATAAGTTGGAATGAATGTACCAAACGTCTGCATAAAAGCAGACGTAAAAGCCGAAAATTGTAAGTTGGAATGAATCTTGAAGCTTGAAGATGCTCCAAAATTTTAATCCACCAAAATTCTCCAACTAATAGAATCTATTAAGTAATAACACTATAGAGAgtattttagaactttgaaagaGTTGAGAGTTGAGAGTTGAGAGTTGAGAGAGTAGAAATGAGTGTGTAAAAATTGAGAAGGGGTGGGGTAtttttatagttaaaaaataGAACCTAAATGCTATTTTTATAAACTTTAGGATATAAAAAACAATGGGGGGTAGGGGGTGATTTGGAGGGCTGGGGGCTGTTCTGCCGTTGGGGTGGGCCCATCCAACGGCTAGAACAACAgctatattattaattttcttaaaaaatatctgGCGTAAATGGAATGGACCGGATCGATATCGATACAAATCGGACCGGGACAGACCGGTAACCCCTAACCCCTCCGTCCCATTACCTATCTCGTACCCCCTACCTCGTACCCCTACCGACACATACCGGACCGAATTAGAATTGAAGCCAGATCGAGACGAACCGGTACCGATAAGTGTCGGTTCCGTCGCCAGCCTTGGTTGGTATCATCAAGTTTCAATTGGTGTCAAGGTGGATGACCTTTTGTATTATCTTTTTGTGTATTTGTTAATTTGTCATAAGATtgtaatttagggccaaaggggCATCTCAAGATTGGTATTGTCTTGATCTACACAAAAAgtgttgtattttttaaaaatccttTTATGGTATgtgatattaaaaaaatatactcccctatctcaatttatgtgatatcattcaaattttgagagtcaaatagtttaagtttgatcatgatTTTGGGCATGGAAAAATCAAGTTTttcgaaataaaatttatatatttggagACTACGTTAAAGATACTATAAGTCacaataattgataatttaaaataattaaaagatgaaTGAAAACATTATGGTCAAAGATGTACTTGTTTGAATCTCAAAATCCGAAAAGTGACACATAAATTAAGACGGGGGGAGTAGTATTTATTTGAATTTGTTATTGTATTTAGTGAAGTGTTTGTGGTCTCATTTTTCGCACTTATCATAGCTTACTAGGACTGTTTGAATGAACACCTTTAAATAATGGTAGAGTCAGAATtttcacaaaataaataaaaaatataaagaattaaaatatataaaagattTAAGagactcaatatatatattctgccGACCAACATGCATGAGTTGACAAAATCATATaggattttttttggatttttcattAAATGTTTCAGTTCGCTCGGTTGTCTCTTGCCTGCCAATGGATTCAGTAGTAGTTTGAAACGTTGCCCTATTCAGAAATCTTTAGATCTATGCGTATTTTCAATTCTCCAAAGCATTTCATTGATTACTACACCCTTCCTCGTCTCTGGGTGCCTATGTATCCACCACAAGCCTTTCCTTATATGAACTTTGCCCTTCGCTTTTAAGGTTATTCCATCTTAAGGTGCTGCTAAATGGATGGATCTCCGGTGTTTGGTACCGTATTGGAGTCCGACTAAATTTAAATTCACGTCGAAAGGTCTCACTAGGGGTAAAACGCTCCTTAACAAAGGCAACTCCGTAATTCAGGTGGACTAGAAT
It contains:
- the LOC129895646 gene encoding 3-hydroxy-3-methylglutaryl-coenzyme A reductase 3 — its product is MDVRRRPVKTLYPSDDISSGEPLKPHNQDSSVKASDAIPLPFYLTNGLFFIMFFSVMYFLLRRWREKTRNGIPLHVLNFSELVAMVSLIASFIYLLGFFGIGFVHSFVSKGNNDSWEVEDENSEQFMGNTITPPPVRRNVPMKSLPVAEKTVQTITPSSSEDDEVMIKSVVEGRIPSYSLESKLGDCKRAAFIRKEALQRTTGKSLEGLPLEGFDYESILGQCCEMPIGYIQIPVGIAGPLLLNGKEFSVPMSTTEGCLVASTNRGCKAIYVSGGATSVLFRDGMTRAPVVRFGSAKRAAELKFFIEDPMNFETLSVVFNKSSRFARLQNIQCAIAGKNLYMRFSCSTGDAMGMNMVSKGVQNVLDYLQNEYPDMDIIGISGNYCSDKKPAAVNWIEGRGKSVVCEAIIKEEVVKKVLKTEVAALVELNMLKNLTGSAMAGALGGFNAHASNIVSAVYLATGQDPAQNIESSHCITMMEAVNDGKDLHISVTMPSIEVGTVGGGTQLASQSACLNLLGVKGANREAPGSNARLLATIVAGSVLAGELSLMSAISAGQLVKSHMKYNRSCKDVTKESS